The genomic segment ACTGCAATCAAGGCTATTCCGGATGTTGACAAGGAGTTGGTAGATGTAACTGTTTCTGCTGCTAAGTGTTGTGCAGCCGATTATATTGAAGTGGCTATCCTGGACGGAGGAAAACAGATTGCAACAGCTAAGGGCGTTGCCGGTAAGGCATTGCGCCTGGCAGTGAAGAGTCCGAAGTTATGGAGTCCCGAAAATCCGGTTCTTTACGATATGAAGGTTCTTTGTTTCAGCAATGGTAAGAAGATTGACGAAGTTTCATCATATACCGCGATGCGTAAGATTTCAACAAAAAGAGATGCAAACGGCATTATGCGTATGCAATTGAACAACAAAGATTATTTCCAATATGGTCCGCTTGACCAGGGTTGGTGGCCCGATGGTCTGTATACAGCTCCAACAGACGAAGCATTGTTGTATGATATCAAAAAGACTAAGGACTGGGGTTTCAATATGATTCGTAAGCACGTAAAGGTGGAGCCTGCACGTTGGTATTATCATTGTGATAAGGAAGGTATCCTGGTTTGGCAGGATATGCCTAGCGGCGATCACGGAAACCGTTGGGAACCTCATGTATATAATGGCGGAACCGATAAAAACAGAAGCAACGAATCCATCGCTAACTACTATCAGGAATGGAAAGAGATTATGGATCTGTGCATCTCGCATCCTTCGGTTGTAATGTGGGTGCCTTTTAATGAAGCCTGGGGTCAGTTTAAAACTGAAGAGGTGATTGCGTGGACTAAGAAGTATGATCCATCCCGCTTGGTTAATCCGGCCAGTGGAGGAAACCATCGTGCTTGCGGTGATGTATTGGATTTACACAATTATCCGGGACCGAATATGTTCTTGTTTGATGCTGTAAGAGTAAATGTATTGGGCGAGTACGGCGGAATCGGACTTCCATTGGAAGGTCACCTGTGGCAACAAGGCAAAAACTGGGGATATGTTCAGTTCAAGAACAGCGATGAGGTGACAGCCGAATACGTGAAGTTTGCCAATGAGTTGAAAGACATGGTTAAACGAGGATTTTCTGCTGCAGTTTATACCCAGACTACCGATGTAGAGGGCGAAGTGAACGGGTTGATGACCTACGATCGTAAAGTAATAAAAATTAACGAAAAGGCCGTTAAGGAGGCAAATCAGAGCGTGATTCGCATGCTTGAATAAACTATACTGATTGTTTGATATTTAAGTCGGATTTCAAAGATGTTGCAGAAATGTTAAATCTTTGAATTCCGACTTTTTTATGTCAAAAAATGTAATATGAATGTAATGATATGTTAAACATTAACTGCTATATTTGCAATGTATAATATGGCAATTTAACACATTTATCCTCAAACCATTTATGAAAAAGTATTGTTTTGTTCTATTAATGATGTTGTTCTTTACAACCCTATCGTATGCACAGGTTACAACATCTGCAATCTCAGGTAAAATTGTGGATGTACAAAAGCAGGCACTACCAGGTGCAACGGTAGTTGCCATTCACCTTCCTTCGGGAACTTATTACAGCGGTGTTTCAAACGTAGATGGCTATTATGCAATTATGGGTATGAAGCCCGGAGGCCCCTATCGGATTGAAACTCGTTACATCGGGTATGAAAAGTCGGATTTAGTAGGAATCAACCTCCCTTTGGGCGAGACTTTCATCTATAATCCGGTTATGAATGAATCTTCAATTGCACTTAATGAATTGGTAGTAGTAGCTGCGCCTGGTTTTAATACGCAACGAACAGGAGCTTCGGCCAACATCTCTTCGCAGCAATTGCAGCTGATGCCTTCAATTTCAAGAAGCGTAAGCGACTTTACAAGATTGGTCCCTCAGGCAGCCTCATCCAATGGAGGTACCTCTTTTTCCGGAACAAACAATCGTTACAATAGTTTTCAGGTAGACGGAGTGGTGAACAACGACGTGTTTGGTCTGGCAGGTACCGGAACCAACGGCGGACAGGCTGGTATTCAGCCCATATCTCTGGATGCTATTGAACAGATTCAGGTGGTTATTGCCCCGTACGACGTTCGCCAGAGTGGTTTTACCGGCGGAGGAATCAATGCGATCACCAAATCGGGAAGTAACGATTTCAAGGGAAGTGCTTATTTCTATGGTAATAACCAGGATTTTGTGGGTACCACTGCCGGAAAGAATGTGGAAAACAGGAAGAAGCTGGACAAGCAGACAGATATGCAGTTTGGTGTAAGTCTTGGTGGAGCACTTATCAAGAATAAACTATTCTTCTTTGTGAACGGCGAAATAACCGACAAAAGTTATCCTACCTCCTACAATGTAGGTGAAGGATCGAATGTTACCAAAGAGGAGGCCGATCAGGTGATGAACCACCTGATGTCAATCTCGGGCGGTTACAACGGAGGCGGATATGGTCCGATGGATGTTACCACTAAATCGTATAAGATACTCGAGCGTATCGACTGGAACATAAACGATAACAATAAGTTTACGCTCCGCCATAGTTATGTAAGCGGAAAACAGCTTAACTACTCGCTTTCGGCCAACGGATTACGCTTTAATGACAATGGTTATTATATGAACAGCAAGACACACACATTTGCTGCCGAATTGAATACGAAGCTTAACAACACGATGAATAACGAGTTGCGCGTAGGATATACACGTGTTCGTGATAACCGCGATTTCGGTTCTACTCCTTTCCCATATGTTAAGGTGAAACTTGATAATTTACGGTATATTGAAATGGGTACGGAGCGTTACTCAACAGCCAACCGCCTGGATCAGGATATTGTTACTTTAACCGATAACTTTAACCTGAGCTTTGGTTCGCATCAGCTTACCTTCGGAACACACAACGAACTGTTCATGTTGGAAAATCTTTTCATCCGCGAGAACTTTGGTTCCTATGTGTATAGTTCTTTAGCCGACTTCCTGTCTATCGGTTCCGCCAAAGAGGCAAAGCCGGAGGAATATAATTATTCATTTTCAAATGAAACAATTACCGGAAGTAAGAATTGGGCTCCCTCCTTCGGAGCCATGCAGCTGGGGTTATATGTGCAGGATAAATGGAATCTGACCGATAACTTTAACTTTACCTATGGTTTACGGGTTGATATACCGCTCTATTTGGATAAGCCCAGTATAAATGAAAAGTTTAATGCCTCCGAGATTGCAAAATCGCGTGATCTGGCTACAAACAAAATGCCGTCATCTACACCGTTATTTTCTCCCCGTGTAGGTTTCAGATGGGATATCAACAGAGATAATTCATTTCTGCTTCGAGGCGGGGCAGGTATCTTTACGGGAAGAATCCCGTTCGTATGGATTTCAAACTCTTTCGGAAATACCGGCGTAGAGTATATACGTACACGTTTGCAGACTGCCGATCTGAAAAATATTAATTTCAAATTTAGTCCGGATCCCTATAACCAGCCGTTGGGCAAGGCGATGACCAGTACTGAGGTAGACGTGGTGTCGAAAGATTTTAAATATCCGCAGTCATTCCGTGTAAACCTGGCTGTCGAAAAAATGCTTCCGTTTGATATCCGTGGAACCCTGGAAGGTATCTATACCAAGAAGATGAACGACATCTATTATCAGAATATCAATATCGAAGAGTCGGGCAAAATGTTGAATAATTTTAAGGATAAACGTCCCTTATACGGACCTTCTATTTCTGCCGATTATACATCTGTTATCCTGTTAAGCAATACCAACGAAGGTTATTCTTACAACGTAACAGGAAAGTTGGAGAAATCGTTCGACTTCGGATTAGACCTGATGGCTGCCTATACCTACGGTGTATCGAAAGGGGTGAACGACGGTACATCCAGTCAGGCCTACTCCAACTGGTCATACAATGAAAACTGGCGCGGATCCAATAACCCGGAGGTTTCTTATACCGATTTCGATCAGCCTCACCGTATTATCGCTTCGGCATCTTACAAGGTGGCCTACGGAAAGAACCTGGCCACTTCCATCGCTTTGTTTTACAGCGGAAACAGCGGCAGCCGCTATTCGTTGTGCTATAATGGCGATTTAAACAAGGATGGTGTAAAGGGAAATGATCTGATTTACGTTCCTACCAACTCGGAAATAGATGCCATGCTAATCAAACCTCTGACAAATCTGCCTGCCGATAAGCAACGGACCGACCTGAAGGCCTATATCAACAGCGAAGAAAGTGGCTTGAAAGATTTACAGGGTAAGTATGCCGAAAGAAACGGACTGATTACGCCATTCGAACATCATTTCGATTTACGCATCATGCAGGACTTCTATCTGATGGTAGGAGGTAGAAAGCATACTTTGCAAGTAAACCTGGATGTGTTGAATATCGGTAATTTGTTTAACAGAGCCTGGGGTACCGTAAATTCGCCGGGTTATTCCTATACGCCGATAAAGGTTGAAAGCATCGCTTCGGATGGTACACCTACCTTCTCGTTTACCAAACCAGCCAGCAATGCTTTGTACAACCAGAGCGATTATAATTCACGCTGGAGAGCTCAGCTGGGTGTAAGGTATATTTTCTAATTCACTCAGACCAAATAGGGTGTTAAACTGTTATATCTTGAAAAAGGCTGCTGCTCCATGTGGCGCCTTTTTCTTTTACCTGCTTTTATATTTAAAATTATGAGCCGATGAATAAGAATATGTTTGTTTTATTTCTGGCCCTATTCCTTACATGGAGTTTTTCTGCCTGTAAGACGACACGCCAGGAAAGATACGTTGTGGTTTTATCTATGGACGGCTTTCGGGACGATTATCCCGGAAGGGGACATACGCCTACGCTCGATTCGTTGGCCAAGGTTGGAGTCAGGGCCTCCTTTGTTCCCTGTTTCCCCAGTGTGACCTTTCCAAACCATTATAGTATGGCTACGGGTTTGCATCCCAATAACCATGGGTTGGTCAACAATTCGTTTTACGACAGTACCATGCAGAAAATGTACCGCATCAAGGATCGGGAGGCTGTATCCAATCCGGCTTTCTATGGCGGTGAGCCGGTATGGAACACTGCCGAGCGTCAGGGCGTGAAGGCAGCTACCTATTTTTGGGTTGGATCTGAAGCTCCTGTAGGAGGAAAGCACAATTCGATCTGGAAAGTGTTTGATAGTTCGGTGCCTTATAATGATAGAGCCGACTCTGTGGTTGCCTGGCTTTCGTTGCCCCAAGAGCAACGGCCTCATTTGGTGATGTGGTATATCGAAGAGCCCGATGCCATCGGTCATGATGCCACCCCCGATTCATCTGCGGTAATTGACAAAGTGGAAGAGCTTGATGCCGTTCTGGCCCGTTTCTTCTCCAAGGTTAATAAACTGGATATCGCACCTAAAATTGATTTTATCGTGACGTCCGATCACGGGATGGCAACCTTTGTTCCCGATAAATATGTAAATCTGGGAGATTATCTTCCCAGGGATAGTTTCAAATTTGTTTTCGACGGAGTGCCTACCGTTCTTTATCCAAAACCCGGATACACGGATACAGCTTACGAAATTTTGAAAAAGGTTCCGAACATCACTGTGTGGAAGAAAGAAGAGGTTCCGGCCCGTTATCAGTATGGCTCGAATGCCCGCATCGGAGATTTGATTGTATTACCGGATGTGGGATGTATGGTCCAGTTCCGTGACAAGGGTAACCCTTGGTTAGGAGGGGCACATGGATATGACAATTTTGATCCTACCATGCAGGCTATCTTTTATGCATCCGGGCCTTCCTTTAAAAAGAATGTAACACACCCGTCGCTTCCCAATATAAGTCTCTATCCGCTCATCTGCCGGCTGTTGAAAATTAAACCGGCTCCCAATGATGCGGATAGTGTGGACCTGGATGGATTGTTGAAGAAATAAAGCGGTTTCCCGGGTTATTGTTTGTCGCATTCAAGCAATAACCGGGTTACCTCCTCTTTTCCCCAGGATGGGTAGAAGGGTTTATCCTTTCGGGATTCGTACAACTCCTTCGCTTTTAGCAGCTCTTTGCAGAATTCGGGCGAAGTTTGTCCCATAAACTTTGCCATATCCCGGTTGAAGCGGGCCAGCAGGTAAACGGGTCTCGGATTGGACGGATCGATGGCGATGGCGGCTTTGTATGCTCCGATAAGTTCGCCGAAAAGAGCCGGACCGTTGTTCTCCGGATCGGCAGCGACCTGAGCATTAAGCGCAAACCCGGCAAGCGTCGAGACTTCCGACTTATCAGCATCCGGATAGTTGTTCAGCTTTTTTGCCAGCTCTTTTGCTTCCGTGATATAAGTCAGCTTTGTCTCTTTGTTTTCGTTTACAAAGGAAAGAATGATATCCACATAGCTTGTGTAATATACAGGCAGCCATTGATCCGTGAATTTCATGGAAATCCGCTCCATGGTATTTCGTGCGTTAACAAGGTCCTGGGGACTTTCGGCATCTTGCAGCGACGTGTATGCCCGGGTCATGATATCCGAAAACTCCGGTTGCGCATTCTGAGCGTTGATAAATCCGAAGCCGGACAGAGACAGAATCAGTAAAAACAATTTCATTTTTTTCATTTTTGTGGTGTATTAAAAGTTTGAAACATCGTATGCTGTATTACCGCTGAGGGTGATAAAAATACCGATCATAAAGAAACTGTTGCGCGAAGCGTTCACCGGGCTGCTTGCGAAGGCTCCGTCTTCTCCCCGCGAGCTGGAATACGTATAATTGTATACATTGTTTCTTCCCAGGATGTTGGAGGCAGAAGCATGAATAATCACCTTTTTGTTTAACAGAAAACTGATACTCAAATCCAGACTATTATAGGGTGAGGTTGTATGCTGCATGAATCCCTCTTCGTTGGGATTATGGTACGGTCGGCCGCTGGCGTAGCGGTCGGTTATGCCGATAGTGGACCGGATGGGCTGAACCCAGTATTTGAGTGCCAGCGACAGATTGTGCCTGGTGGCATATTGAGGCATAGCCTCTGCGGGATAGTCCCCGTATTTTCGTTTGGAATCATTATAGGAATAAGCCAGCATATACTCCAGGTTCTTAACCACCTCGCGGTCATTCAGGAAAAGATCAATTCCCCTGGCATAACCGTAGCCGTCGGATGTGTAGATGCTATTCAGGTTGGTTGCCAGGTTATGATATTTCTTATTATAGACCTCGAGGCGGAAGGTTTTTCCATTCGCTTCGTGATAGGCCCCGAGAATATACTGCCAGCAACGTTCGGCCGACAGGTGTTGATTCCGGAGCAGGAAACTGTTTTCGGGAAGCTGCTGATACAATCCGGCGATGGCCGACAGATAGAAGTCCTTCATCTTATACGTAAGCGACGCGCGGGGGAGAATCTGCCAGTGGTCGTTCAGGGATGTCTGTTCCACCCGTGCCGAAACATTTCCTTGCAAGCTGGTCGACAGGTTGAAGTCGTTTATTAGAAACAGCGAGTTGATGCTATGGCTAATCTCGCCCCCTGTCAGGATTGCCGGAGGATACATGTAAGACAACGAATCTCGCCGAAGCATGCTTTCGGCACCGGCGGTCAGCTTATATAGATTGCTGTAACGTTTTTCTGCTTTTATTTTCAGATGAATTTCGCTTTCCGTCTCCTTTAATGCATCGGAGGCAAGCCTGGCTCCATCCATTCGTTTCTTGTTGGACGAAATGGCAACGCCCGAAAAGAATTTGTAACCTTTTCCCAATGTCTTTCTAAAAGTACTGTTCAGGTACAGATTATCCTCCTCAAAATCCATTCGGCGATTGATCGGATTAAAGGCTTCGCTGGTATGCTGGGCAAACGAGGTGCGGTCGTACGCCAGATATGTTTTCCAGATCCCTTTATTTGCCAATGTTTTTCGGAACTGGCTCTCGCCTGAGATTCGTTGGTAGGGGTTGATCCAGTCATAGCTGTCCGGAAACAACTTGTTGTATGGTCCGATGTTCTGGTAATCGCCGTTGAAGGAGAGCGAAGAGTTTGCCCATGCTTTGGTGCCCCCTCCACCCATACCTACGGATAACAGGCTGACGCCGATTTTGGTAACCGGACTTTCGTCT from the Macellibacteroides fermentans genome contains:
- a CDS encoding alkaline phosphatase family protein, whose amino-acid sequence is MNKNMFVLFLALFLTWSFSACKTTRQERYVVVLSMDGFRDDYPGRGHTPTLDSLAKVGVRASFVPCFPSVTFPNHYSMATGLHPNNHGLVNNSFYDSTMQKMYRIKDREAVSNPAFYGGEPVWNTAERQGVKAATYFWVGSEAPVGGKHNSIWKVFDSSVPYNDRADSVVAWLSLPQEQRPHLVMWYIEEPDAIGHDATPDSSAVIDKVEELDAVLARFFSKVNKLDIAPKIDFIVTSDHGMATFVPDKYVNLGDYLPRDSFKFVFDGVPTVLYPKPGYTDTAYEILKKVPNITVWKKEEVPARYQYGSNARIGDLIVLPDVGCMVQFRDKGNPWLGGAHGYDNFDPTMQAIFYASGPSFKKNVTHPSLPNISLYPLICRLLKIKPAPNDADSVDLDGLLKK
- a CDS encoding TonB-dependent receptor, translated to MKTHCRLLFFLSVFLLQTAISYAQTYTVAGIVVDDKGAPMMSVNIYIRETLEGTSSREDGSFDFKTTAKGEITLCAQMLGYTPAYMKGEASGMGRVHLVLHPQNVALQEVFVTAGNYRLQGSSKWKEMSPVSIATTAGAVGDIYNGIALLPGVQAAGESGKLMVRGGDSREAQTFIDEMHVLSPYTYTPENSAARGRYSPFLFEGINFSSGGFSSDYSQSLSSVLPLTTKDESPVTKIGVSLLSVGMGGGGTKAWANSSLSFNGDYQNIGPYNKLFPDSYDWINPYQRISGESQFRKTLANKGIWKTYLAYDRTSFAQHTSEAFNPINRRMDFEEDNLYLNSTFRKTLGKGYKFFSGVAISSNKKRMDGARLASDALKETESEIHLKIKAEKRYSNLYKLTAGAESMLRRDSLSYMYPPAILTGGEISHSINSLFLINDFNLSTSLQGNVSARVEQTSLNDHWQILPRASLTYKMKDFYLSAIAGLYQQLPENSFLLRNQHLSAERCWQYILGAYHEANGKTFRLEVYNKKYHNLATNLNSIYTSDGYGYARGIDLFLNDREVVKNLEYMLAYSYNDSKRKYGDYPAEAMPQYATRHNLSLALKYWVQPIRSTIGITDRYASGRPYHNPNEEGFMQHTTSPYNSLDLSISFLLNKKVIIHASASNILGRNNVYNYTYSSSRGEDGAFASSPVNASRNSFFMIGIFITLSGNTAYDVSNF
- a CDS encoding TonB-dependent receptor, giving the protein MKKYCFVLLMMLFFTTLSYAQVTTSAISGKIVDVQKQALPGATVVAIHLPSGTYYSGVSNVDGYYAIMGMKPGGPYRIETRYIGYEKSDLVGINLPLGETFIYNPVMNESSIALNELVVVAAPGFNTQRTGASANISSQQLQLMPSISRSVSDFTRLVPQAASSNGGTSFSGTNNRYNSFQVDGVVNNDVFGLAGTGTNGGQAGIQPISLDAIEQIQVVIAPYDVRQSGFTGGGINAITKSGSNDFKGSAYFYGNNQDFVGTTAGKNVENRKKLDKQTDMQFGVSLGGALIKNKLFFFVNGEITDKSYPTSYNVGEGSNVTKEEADQVMNHLMSISGGYNGGGYGPMDVTTKSYKILERIDWNINDNNKFTLRHSYVSGKQLNYSLSANGLRFNDNGYYMNSKTHTFAAELNTKLNNTMNNELRVGYTRVRDNRDFGSTPFPYVKVKLDNLRYIEMGTERYSTANRLDQDIVTLTDNFNLSFGSHQLTFGTHNELFMLENLFIRENFGSYVYSSLADFLSIGSAKEAKPEEYNYSFSNETITGSKNWAPSFGAMQLGLYVQDKWNLTDNFNFTYGLRVDIPLYLDKPSINEKFNASEIAKSRDLATNKMPSSTPLFSPRVGFRWDINRDNSFLLRGGAGIFTGRIPFVWISNSFGNTGVEYIRTRLQTADLKNINFKFSPDPYNQPLGKAMTSTEVDVVSKDFKYPQSFRVNLAVEKMLPFDIRGTLEGIYTKKMNDIYYQNINIEESGKMLNNFKDKRPLYGPSISADYTSVILLSNTNEGYSYNVTGKLEKSFDFGLDLMAAYTYGVSKGVNDGTSSQAYSNWSYNENWRGSNNPEVSYTDFDQPHRIIASASYKVAYGKNLATSIALFYSGNSGSRYSLCYNGDLNKDGVKGNDLIYVPTNSEIDAMLIKPLTNLPADKQRTDLKAYINSEESGLKDLQGKYAERNGLITPFEHHFDLRIMQDFYLMVGGRKHTLQVNLDVLNIGNLFNRAWGTVNSPGYSYTPIKVESIASDGTPTFSFTKPASNALYNQSDYNSRWRAQLGVRYIF
- a CDS encoding glycoside hydrolase family 2 protein; this encodes TAIKAIPDVDKELVDVTVSAAKCCAADYIEVAILDGGKQIATAKGVAGKALRLAVKSPKLWSPENPVLYDMKVLCFSNGKKIDEVSSYTAMRKISTKRDANGIMRMQLNNKDYFQYGPLDQGWWPDGLYTAPTDEALLYDIKKTKDWGFNMIRKHVKVEPARWYYHCDKEGILVWQDMPSGDHGNRWEPHVYNGGTDKNRSNESIANYYQEWKEIMDLCISHPSVVMWVPFNEAWGQFKTEEVIAWTKKYDPSRLVNPASGGNHRACGDVLDLHNYPGPNMFLFDAVRVNVLGEYGGIGLPLEGHLWQQGKNWGYVQFKNSDEVTAEYVKFANELKDMVKRGFSAAVYTQTTDVEGEVNGLMTYDRKVIKINEKAVKEANQSVIRMLE